In Diorhabda sublineata isolate icDioSubl1.1 chromosome 4, icDioSubl1.1, whole genome shotgun sequence, a single window of DNA contains:
- the LOC130442768 gene encoding phosphatidate cytidylyltransferase, photoreceptor-specific-like isoform X2: protein MDTKCKNEETKTVNLSNMEDSSKESMPSSSPEPTKQNGRKRLITGLSLLAGFGLIVYGGVPVIIITCFFIQVKCYQEIIKIAYHMKKIPDIPLFRTINWYFLITANYIYFGETLTKHTQVFIKKYYLLQLLAKYHRFFSFVWYFWGIIWFLTMLKKRLLRQQFSLLFWTHFILIAVSLQCYMTLQNMFEGLIWFIIPMWLIILNDVFAYTFGRLYGKTPLISLSPNKTLEGFILGGLSTFILGAILSFIFCHFQYLVCPIKYIEIDDRIVASTNCTRSYLFQPIPYYIGNTGLYLNYYPFIQHSLYMSIFASIIAPFGGFCASGFKRANHVKDFGDLFPGHGGIMDRFDCQFLMMTFVNVYISTFVKSPDVDNVFKQIMELSEEAQLDFYLRLKDSLSDAVLLKTN from the coding sequence ATGAGGAAACAAAGACTGTAAATCTATCGAATATGGAAGATTCAAGTAAAGAATCCATGCCATCGTCATCTCCGGAACCAACGAAACAAAACGGTCGGAAGAGATTAATCACAGGTCTTTCTCTACTGGCTGGTTTTGGTTTAATTGTTTACGGTGGTGTTCCTGTGATCATAATCACTTGTTTTTTCATACAAGTCAAATGCTATCAAGAAATCATAAAAATAGCGTACCACATGAAAAAAATACCAGATATACCTCTATTTAGAACCATTAACTGGTATTTTCTTATTACTGCTAATTACATATATTTCGGCGAGACTTTAACTAAACATActcaagtttttataaaaaaatattatcttttacAACTATTAGCTAAGTATCATAGATTCTTCTCTTTTGTTTGGTACTTTTGGGGAATCATCTGGTTTCTCACAATGTTAAAGAAGAGACTCCTTAGGCAACAATTTAGTTTATTATTCTGGACTCACTTCATTCTAATTGCAGTTAGTTTACAGTGTTATATGACAttacaaaatatgtttgaagGTTTGATATGGTTCATAATTCCTATGTGGTTGATAATACTCAACGATGTTTTCGCTTACACTTTTGGTAGACTATACGGAAAAACTCCTCTGATAAGTCTGTCACCCAATAAAACACTTGAAGGCTTTATACTTGGTGGCTTGAGTACATTTATTTTAGGAGCTATACTTTCATTCATATTTTGCCATTTTCAATATCTAGTGTGtcctataaaatatattgaaattgacGACCGTATAGTAGCGTCGACGAACTGCACCAGAAGTTATTTATTCCAACCGATTCCTTATTATATTGGTAATACCGGATTGTATTTAAATTACTACCCATTTATTCAACACTCTTTATACATGTCAATTTTTGCTAGCATCATTGCTCCTTTTGGAGGATTTTGTGCTTCGGGATTCAAAAGAGCGAACCACGTTAAAGATTTTGGAGATCTTTTCCCTGGTCATGGTGGAATTATGGATAGATTTGATTGTCAGTTTTTAATGATGACTTTTGTTAATGTATATATTAGTACTTTTGTGAAAAGTCCTGATGTTGATAATGTCTTTAAGCAAATAATGGAATTGAGTGAAGAAGCCCAACTGGATTTTTATTTACGTTTGAAAGATTCTTTGAGTGATgctgttttattgaaaactaattGA
- the LOC130442768 gene encoding phosphatidate cytidylyltransferase, photoreceptor-specific-like isoform X1 — protein MDTKCKISDEETKTVNLSNMEDSSKESMPSSSPEPTKQNGRKRLITGLSLLAGFGLIVYGGVPVIIITCFFIQVKCYQEIIKIAYHMKKIPDIPLFRTINWYFLITANYIYFGETLTKHTQVFIKKYYLLQLLAKYHRFFSFVWYFWGIIWFLTMLKKRLLRQQFSLLFWTHFILIAVSLQCYMTLQNMFEGLIWFIIPMWLIILNDVFAYTFGRLYGKTPLISLSPNKTLEGFILGGLSTFILGAILSFIFCHFQYLVCPIKYIEIDDRIVASTNCTRSYLFQPIPYYIGNTGLYLNYYPFIQHSLYMSIFASIIAPFGGFCASGFKRANHVKDFGDLFPGHGGIMDRFDCQFLMMTFVNVYISTFVKSPDVDNVFKQIMELSEEAQLDFYLRLKDSLSDAVLLKTN, from the coding sequence TTTCAGATGAGGAAACAAAGACTGTAAATCTATCGAATATGGAAGATTCAAGTAAAGAATCCATGCCATCGTCATCTCCGGAACCAACGAAACAAAACGGTCGGAAGAGATTAATCACAGGTCTTTCTCTACTGGCTGGTTTTGGTTTAATTGTTTACGGTGGTGTTCCTGTGATCATAATCACTTGTTTTTTCATACAAGTCAAATGCTATCAAGAAATCATAAAAATAGCGTACCACATGAAAAAAATACCAGATATACCTCTATTTAGAACCATTAACTGGTATTTTCTTATTACTGCTAATTACATATATTTCGGCGAGACTTTAACTAAACATActcaagtttttataaaaaaatattatcttttacAACTATTAGCTAAGTATCATAGATTCTTCTCTTTTGTTTGGTACTTTTGGGGAATCATCTGGTTTCTCACAATGTTAAAGAAGAGACTCCTTAGGCAACAATTTAGTTTATTATTCTGGACTCACTTCATTCTAATTGCAGTTAGTTTACAGTGTTATATGACAttacaaaatatgtttgaagGTTTGATATGGTTCATAATTCCTATGTGGTTGATAATACTCAACGATGTTTTCGCTTACACTTTTGGTAGACTATACGGAAAAACTCCTCTGATAAGTCTGTCACCCAATAAAACACTTGAAGGCTTTATACTTGGTGGCTTGAGTACATTTATTTTAGGAGCTATACTTTCATTCATATTTTGCCATTTTCAATATCTAGTGTGtcctataaaatatattgaaattgacGACCGTATAGTAGCGTCGACGAACTGCACCAGAAGTTATTTATTCCAACCGATTCCTTATTATATTGGTAATACCGGATTGTATTTAAATTACTACCCATTTATTCAACACTCTTTATACATGTCAATTTTTGCTAGCATCATTGCTCCTTTTGGAGGATTTTGTGCTTCGGGATTCAAAAGAGCGAACCACGTTAAAGATTTTGGAGATCTTTTCCCTGGTCATGGTGGAATTATGGATAGATTTGATTGTCAGTTTTTAATGATGACTTTTGTTAATGTATATATTAGTACTTTTGTGAAAAGTCCTGATGTTGATAATGTCTTTAAGCAAATAATGGAATTGAGTGAAGAAGCCCAACTGGATTTTTATTTACGTTTGAAAGATTCTTTGAGTGATgctgttttattgaaaactaattGA